TGACTGCTCCCTACAAAGGCCTCCATTGCCATGACTTTAATATCCTAAGTTTTATAAAGCAGCCAGAGAAGATAATTCATGTTTGGTGCCTTTCCAAACCACTGCAGAAGCAATGTTCATTAAGTTACTTGGTGTTCTTTAAATTAGGGTCTACTTGATAAAGACCTTCCACCGGTGGTACCAGGAAGACTTCTTTCTCACAGGGCTTGCACACCACGCGGCTTCCCCACAGTGTGACTACTTCTCCCCTCGGCATTCTaattgcctgcagttctttgtttaGGGCTGGGGCCTCAGCTTTCCCTTCCACATCACTGTCTACAGATGTCTTCTTCCTCGTCAGGCCACATTTAGGCATCCATGCTGATCGGAGTTCATGCATGTaacttctctgacatttctagcagaccacaatctcacagcaaatttccTATTCCTctagttcttaaaatctttctctcccttcttcagtAATGATTCCTGAGCCAGAAAAGCAGGACTCATGTTGTAGATGTATACCTAACACTTCGAACAAATCAGCTGTGTGTCGATAGTGCAAAGAAAAGGTTCTAGTGgtaacaaaaacccaaaaatgtcAGCTAGTACTGTCACTGTTACTACTACTTATACAATTCCAACATCTATCATCTTTAATGAGAActcaaaaacttattttttccaAAGCTTTGTAACACTTTAAACAAGGAGTCAAGGGGgtggagatggagagacagattAACGAGCAGTCATGATGAGCACAGTTCAGAATCCAGCAGCCATCATCCGGTGCACCCTGTAACCCAAGCCCTGAGAAGACAGGAGCTTCACCAGGGCCTGCTGGCCACCAACCCTTGTGGGTTGCTCCTGGTTCagcaaaaaaagagaacatggtggagagtgatggaggaaatATCTGACATCATCTTGGGCCTCTAGGGCACACACATAGGTatacaagtgtacacacacacacacatgtgcatgcacacatgcgcgcgcgcacacacacacacacacacacacacacacacacacatatcgaACCTTTCATCTTTCTCCTTCCGAGACATCTTTCTGTTATCAGCTTCAGAAAGTTTCCGAGTCACTTCTTTGGAAACAGCGTCCTCCCTCTTCTGTGCTACtctgaaagaaaacacaggaagaaaaaggtTTCTGCATGCTCTAGAGAAGAAAGTCAGTCCTGCAAAACACTCTGTACTCATATTTTAGATTGGCGACTGAATGATACTTTtacatttcaagaaaataaactagAGAGAAAGTTCCAAATTTATTACACTGTACAAGCCTAAAAGAAGCTCAAGAAACCCTCGAGATAGTTTCTTAGTTATGGGATTTGACTGCTGCTTGAAAGGGAACATTTTCCAAAGTGGGGGTATTTAATATGGATATAAAAGCCAAATGCTATTAGCACAACTCACTGGAAATCTTTGTGATTACAGGGGGTGTTTTGTTACTCATGTGATTAAATTCCAAGgtacagtacagtacagtacagAACAGACgatttaaaacatgaaagaaaatactaGAGTATCTTAAAGCTATGCTATAGCTCCAATCCAAAGaacaatttcattaaaaaaaaaaaaaaaaaaaaaaaggttacagGCTGACCATAGCCTTTTAGTTAAATTAGCCATTGGCTTGAGTtaagagaggcagacagaaagtTTGATCAAGAACTCAGATCGGAATCTCCAGATCTTATTTGGGGGTAGGGTAAGAAAAGCATACTCATCAGTGGACATGATAgcaaatgcctataatcccagggcttgggaagtggaagcataaggttcaagagttcaaggccagcctcagctacacgctgtcttgtctcaaaaatgtatACAGAtttccgggcggtggtggcgcacgcctttaatcccagcactcgggaggcagaggcaggcggatctctgtgagttcgagaccagcctggtctacaagagctagttccaggacaggctccaaaaccagagaaaccctgtctagaaaaagcaaaaaaaaaaaaaaaatgtatacagatcaaaacaatgaaaatctaCAGGTGAATTTTATCAGGTGGAGTGATTAAGAAAGtggtatatttaaataaaatatagtcacCCATAAACTAAGACACTTCCATTCAATGTAGTGTATTTTTCACAGAATGAGAGCTACAGTTGTCCCTATAGGAGAGAATGTAGCAATGACAACATCAAACTTCCACAGGGTCCCTACCAGCCCCACAGTGCTCCCACTATGAAGGTGTTCAATACAACAGCCCAGCAGGAAGAACAGACGAAGTCTGGTCATTGTGCTCAAGTCCTCAGATTCACATTACCACACTGTGTTTAGTTCTGGTTAGTACACCAAGGAAAACTGGAGAAATACGGATGGACTCCAGTAGAAAACCCAAGATCAGTCATTCAACCACGAGAGCCTCAGGAATCTAGAGtctagtcaggcagtggtggtgcactcctttaatccacgtacttcagaggcagaggcaggaggatctcttgaggccagcctggtctacaaagcgaattccaaaacagacagggctacacGGTGAaagcctgtctagaaaaacaaacaaacaaacaaacaaacaaaagaatctaGAGCCTCAATGCACAGTGAGAACTATAGCTGATTTCCCCATGTCTCCACTTCACTCAAGAACAAAGAGAGAGCTGACATGCATAAAAGGGAAAAAGTCAAtggacaaatatttttaaagggtcACGGTTACCTTTTAACTTTATAACTCCCAAATTGGTAACTCAAGGGAGGTAAAGCTAAGGAAAATAGATGAGTTGTGGGGTGAGATATTTAGGACCCTCCAGGGTACATTTTTATTCCAAAGACCCAAGCTCACATGACTTTATTACATAAAAATCACCCTTTCTGTCGTCTCTTTCATTCCTGAGAAGCTGGGTTCTAGAGGGAGAATCTTCTCTCAGCCTCTCTAGCAAACAAAGAATCATTTCCTGAACTTAACTTCACGCCTTTTCCTCTATAGCAAGCCTCTAAAGAGAGATGGGAATGGATGAATGATCCGTAGCTGAACATCAAAACACACACTCTTAGGTGCCAGACTAAAAGACCTAAGTCTTCAAAATAATTACTTACATAAATAAACTCCCTTACGGACATTATGCACAGCAAATCTATCTGAAAAACCCTAAACCAACTTCTCTTCTAGGTCTAGCATGTTATTATTTGCCACCAGGTTTACCCAAAAGAGAGTCCTGTCCAGTACCAGATGTCTTAAGTCTACTGGAAAACATATCTCAGGCAGTTTCCAACAAGAGAAGTCACTCCAGGGCCTACAATACTATCAACTGAGACAGCTCAGGGGAATTATTTCTACTCTATTTTCTTTCAACAGTATATCAGaacctttgggggaaaaaaaagcacacatttaATTTCCTAAAACAAAATGCCTAAAATGTCTTTATAAACTCTATTTACATCATGACacctttctaaaaacaaaagtttcCATGCCAACCTTGAACAAAACATATATTACATGCTGGATGCTATGTTTAACAACATGTCACACATGTGATCCTATTTCACTGTTGTAATAGGGAGTggcaggctgcgtcccgccacccgggctacgttcctggcacccggccacccacatggctagcttatgccctgaaataattacacggaaactgtattcttttgaacactgcctggcccattagttccagcctcttattggctagctcttacatattgatctaacccatttctaataaactgtgtagcccacgagctggcttaccagggaagatcttaatctgcgtctgtctggagtgggacaatcatggcgactgcctgactcagcttctttctcccagcattctgttctgtctactccacccacctaagggttggcctatcaaatgggccaaaggcagtttctttactaattaaccaatgaaagcaacagattagaaagaaatcactcctgCTTCTGAGTTACTGTAAGAATCCTAATCCTACACATCTAGAgtaaaaatatacaggaaaacTATATAACTCAAGACAACAAACACATTTAAGAACAGCAGAGCAAATGCTGGAATTTAGGTTTGTTTACTCTGGAGCTGTCTTCTCTGTCACCACAACCTACAAGCATTCAAGCTCTTACTGAATAAGCCTTACACATCACAACGTGTAAATCTATAGCTGTTTTACTTTAGGACTACTGGGGGGATGGGCATGCAGAatccagaggacaacttttgggacttggttctctcttcccattatAGGTTCTGAAAAACAAATTTGGGTTACTGGACTTGCATGggcatatatatatgaacttatGCATACATAAgttcttttacccactgagccaactcaccagCCCTAAATCTATAGTTTCTATGTCAGCTAGAATACTTACTACCTCAAGACTATGACTAAAGGAAATTCTACTTAGAAGTCTACTAAGCCAGCAAGCCAGTGAAATTTATTAAACTAAAATGTACCACTAACCATTCTAAGAGATATTAAACAAAAGACATAGCAGTCTCAAGAAACCTAGAGTAGGACTCAggtaaaaaaagaacaatttgaTCCCAAAGAAGTACATAGACAGTGAGGGGCATTCAAAATAAACACCAAAGGGACTGAGTTACAAAGGGATTATAAAGGACAATCATGCAAGATTCCATTTCTGATGGATTCTCTATCATAGACAACCATGTCTCCTAAGAACACAGTTCAGGAGAGTAGAGGACAAAATGAAATGGCAGCTGGCAAAGAGGCTGCTAGACAGAAAGACGGCAGAGATGAGCTGATTAGTCTGCTGGTCTAGCAGAACTGCAACCATGAAGCCGAGACTTTGCATGTCCAGGACAGCAGCTGCTCAGGCCACTGCTGCCCACCTCTTAACTAGAACCCTGCTACCTGAAACCATGAAACACCACTAATTCTTGGTCAACTTCAAGAGTCTAGcataaagacaacaaaacaaagatcAAAGTCAGGTAGGACTCTCTGGAAAGGTTGTCTGAGTCCTGAAATAACAGACATGTAAGAACAGAAAGCATGGAGGTCCTGAACAGAAATAGGCACAAGACACACTCAAAGGATGACAGGAAGGCTACTTCTAACTCTGAAGGGGTTAGGctgcagaggaaggaggcagatgaCTTTGATTCTAAGAACCTGAAAGGATTTTTGGTGTTACTGTATTAGAAAAAAGGACCTTGATGAGTAAAGAtagttaacaaaacaaaaatcacaaataaagAGGAATATGCTATTTCCCAGTCTTTTGGCTAAGATCTttgaaatgttattattattatacatatgtctgtgtaccagacACATGCCTGGTGACCACAAgggccagaaggcatcagattccctacaACTAGAGTTATAaaaagttgtgagtcaccatgtgggtgctgggaattgaaactgagtccctggaagagcagacactacgcttaaccactgagccatctttccaatcccTCATCTGTATGTGTAATTTTAACCCATAAGATATGAATGATGTAAGGAGGAAAAAATATCATCAAACAGCTTTATAAGGAACCTGTCAGAGCGGACCCTATGATTTTGCTTCAAGAGACCTGATGGAGACTGTTATATCAATCCAAACAAAAAATTTCTAATTAAGTGTGGATACTacgggaaatgaaagaaaaaaaaaaggttaaatacACAGCATATTTAAGCTCAAAATCTctactccttttttaaaaattactacagaagctggagagatggctcagcaattaagagcacacacacattgctctagcagagaacctgagttcagttcccagcacccatttcaggGGCTCAGAATATGTGTAATTCaagctccaagggatctaacactctcttctgcACCCCCTCAGGCAAGTAAATCATAACAAAGATTACTTCAAAGAAAAGCCAAATTCTAAAGGTCCTATTGTAATAAGCCAGAGAATATCCTGTTACCCCAAAAGTGTATATGAAAGTAACTCTAGAGAACAtcttttcatattaaatattattcataCTCAGCTTCCCTAGAGGACCACGACactctaaaataataaattacagCAAGTGTAGTTGCTCAtgatgcctataatcccaacacactCACAacatcagcctgggctacataatccctagctcaaataaacaaacaaatattacaATCACTCCTAAGTCTGTAGTCTTCTATTTTACTTTAGGAAAGCAGACTATACACATGTTTGTAACATAAACATTTACTGAGGTAAAACTTGGGTTTTCTTCTCTAAACACTATTAAGATAATCTGTCTTTTAATATATGTGATCTTAAAATTCAAGAAATATTATCTTCTACAGTGAATACACTTATGAGATTAAAAAATGTAACTGGCAGTGAAAATGTTAGTTGCttccaaaggggctggagagatggctcagtcgttaagagcactggctgctctttaagaggacccaggctcaattcccagcactcacatggcggctcacaacagtctgtaactccagttctagggatctgacacctacacaccaatgcacataaaaaaaaaaaaaaaaaaaaaaagttgcttccAAAATTAGTTCCCAGAACAATTTCTAGAAAGAACTCCACTGAGTTTCTTCTAACATGACTTACTGGGtagatttgtttttctgatgaCACCAGCGATTACAAACTGGTGCTTTAAAGACTCGAATCCCACCCTCTGACACCTATTTCCACTGAAGCGTCTGGTGGCTCAAGGGGTTATCAATTCTGCAGGCATcgatttcccttcttcccaaaatAGAAAGAGACACGTAGAACTAATGCCTCTAACCATAGAGCATCTACACAAACGCTCTCTTCCATGCAGCGTATCACAGGGACGCTTGACAAACGTACTTACTTGTGCTTGAGGACAAATTTCACATTCTTGTATGCAAAGGCTACTAGGTAAGTGCTTACTAATGTCATCAcactgtagagaacagcagactGGATAAGATCCATATGCCATATCCGCCAATACAACCCTGAGTCAAgacaaaaggaagggagggacacaAAAGGGAACAGGCATTACTACCCCTCACACAAGCCTGCCAGATTAGTTATAGCTAACCCAGGGGAAAGAGTTAGTAAATCCCACCCAAACTGGGCAGCTTCCCCAGAAATGAGATATCCAATAAACAGGGTTAGTCGCAGTTCAGGCTTTCCCCATTCATAAATTTGAGTTGTGGGGGCTAAGACTTGTCTAGAGAGTTCTTCATCAAAAAACTTGAAACAGaactggaaataattttaaaaaaagagtcacaAATAAGAATTCAAATTTCATTCATGGGGTACTATTATACTCTCTGATATAAAATGCCGTCCCAAAACATTGGTCTACTTGCTGACGTGGCTGCTCTCTGAAGTCAAAATAATGCTTTGTCGGGCCAGCGAAGCAGGGGGCTCCACGCCCCGTTCACTGCACGCTGGGTTTTTGCAAGGCCTAAATAAGAAAACACGTTTGGATGTGATTGGCCTGCGACGGTGTGGCAGTGTGGGCCAGGAGACAGAAATTCCTAACACCTGAGCCTGGAAACTGCCTCGGCCTGCCCGGTCTGCAGTTTCGCATTCAAACGGGAAGTCTAGAGGTGCTCTCTCAGGGTTATTAAAATCCTACACAAAGCTGACCGGTGACCTCTGACCCTGGCCCTGGCCTAACTTCGGTCATTCTGCAAATCAAAAGGATGCTCGGGGGTGAGGAGAGGTTCGCCACCGGCCACGCTGCTAATTCAGGGATATCGGTTCGGGTCTCTCATCTGGAGCACTAAACAACGGTTGTGAGGACGGACAGGCGGCCACACGCGTGTACCGGTAGGAGAACCCGGGCCAGAACCCGCGCCCGACTCAAACGCACGCCACGTCTGTCTTCCCGGGGACGCCGTCCCCGACCGCCGCCTCCCTGCGGCCTCCAGCCTCCCCCACCGCGCCCGCCACGTCCGCGCCGCCGCCCGCCCGCAGCTCACAGATGGGGATGGCGGACACGATGAAGGCGTTGCCGAAGAAGAGCGCCGACGACTTGGCCGACAGGTTGCGGCTGAAGTCCTGAAGGAGCAGGTCCTCCTCGGACTGCTGCTTGGAGCCGCCTTTAGGAGCCATGGCAGAGCTAAGGACCGGAGAGGGAGCAGGAAACCCAGAAGGACACGGAGAGACGCGTGTCCCTCCGAGACGCGTATCCGCCCGCGACCCGTCAGCGCAACGCGGAGGCGGGACTCCGCAGGGGACGCTGCTTCAGGATTGGCCATCCTGCCGCCGTTACGCAAGCCTTGAGGCACGATTGGACGTGAGAACACGACTTCCGCATTCCTTAAGGCACTTGACGCTAGAGCGCCGCAAGGAATGGAGGGATTTGTAGTTTCGTATTATCTATTTGGCACTCATGGTAGCTCAAGCTAGTCTTGAATTTGCCTGCTTCGTTCTCAGAAAAGCTTGGATAACTGACTTGAGCAACCACACAAGCATTACTGTTTTAACTAACGAACTTTATTGGTACTTTATTTCACATGTGTACTTgttaattcttgtttttaaatttaatacattGTTTGATGGAATGGTTggttggtggttggttggttggttggttggttggttggttgatcgATTGATTAGAGGGCCGTGCCACAATGTAAGTGTGtggatcagaagacagcttgagggaatcaattctctcctttcattttctgggtcccagagattgaacCAAATTGTCAGGTTTGCACCTttagtctctgagccatctccacggCCTGAagaatactttaaatttttctattttattgttgttgttgttgttgttttaattaacaAAACCACTTAGTCCCTGACAGCCTCTGTTATTTCAGTTCTTAGGAACTCGAAAGTAAAAAGCTCATGAGGGCACACAGGACGTGCATTCAGTAATTCAATGAACGTGTGGCCATCTGGTTAACATTGAACACTGCGGAAGGAAGTTATATCTAACACTTGTACAAATCCATTATTTCGTTATCATGTtatccaggttggcctctaaGTCATGATGCCTaagaagatgatcttgaacttctgatctttttgCCTCCAAGAGCTTCCTTGTCCCACAACATGCCTGGTTTTATAGCAGGTCCTGGGAATGGGACTCAGGACTTCTTGCAGGTTAAACAAGCACTCTAGCAGGTGAATTACATCCCTCATCGCACACCTAGAAGCCTTGGACGTGCACATCACGGTGCCCATCGCAGATGGAGAACCTGGAGGTGAGAGACAGGCTCTAGTCTCCTGGGCATGAGCCCATTCACCCAAAATCTAGACCTAAGGAAATCACCATAGTCATGAATTCTTTGTGATGAAGGAATGGTCTTCAAATGATGATATTCAAGACCTGTCTCATTATTTCACAAAtctctactattttttttatttttatttcaccttAAGCCTTTTTAGAGTACCACGGTTTCTGACGATATTCTAAATAAAACTGAGGACAACCTTTGGCAAGACTCCTCTGAAGTTCAAAATGACTGTAGTAGCACAGGTGCCATTTTAGCTGATCAGCTGATcacttttcctttagaaagacATACACAACCACATCACGTCCCAGCAAACGTTTCTCTTCACTACATCGTTGCAAGCATTCCAGTTCACCGGGTAAAATTTCCTCAGCTTTCAGCTTTCCTCGCAGCAGATtgtatatatctttttcttttgcctttatcCAAACAGCAATTGATCTGCAGAGCCATGATCCTCACTGAGATTTTTATCTTCAGTCCTTTTTGAAATCTGTTCTCTGCACAGGTTCCAGAATGAGTTTTCTGGAAATATAAGTCCATCTAATATCAACAGTGAGCATTCCCCCACTTCACcgcaaaaggaaaacaattaaaaacgGACCACCTAGAATATTTTAGAGCAAAAGGCAAGCACTCATTTCAGAATCTCTGGGTCTACCCCCGATGCTGCCGAGCTCTTCCCTGCATTGCATGTTagtgacagaaagagaaactTTTCTACATTCTTCATTCTCCAATCTGGGTGCTTTCGTAAACCACGCCCATTTTATTTCTGTGCTCAGGTTAAAAGACGAGGCTTTGATGgccatttctttttgttcctttctccatctctgaccAACTCATAGACACAAATTTGGGGACCTATATCTATAACTGTGTTTTCTTCCGACTATAAGGTAAGGTATAAAAAGagcataaaaaaaagaaaaattagaaaactataagatcgctgggcggtggtggcgcagacctttaatcccagcacttgggaggcagaggcaggaagatctctgggagttcctgggagtttgaggccagcctggtctacaagagctagttccaggacaggcaccaaagctacagagaaaccctgtctcaaaaaaccaaaaaaaaagaaaaaaaagaaaaaaaagaaaactgtaagatCAAGAGACACATCATCcaagtagtttttaaaagaagaaa
The Microtus ochrogaster isolate Prairie Vole_2 chromosome 1, MicOch1.0, whole genome shotgun sequence DNA segment above includes these coding regions:
- the Ssr3 gene encoding translocon-associated protein subunit gamma, producing the protein MAPKGGSKQQSEEDLLLQDFSRNLSAKSSALFFGNAFIVSAIPIWLYWRIWHMDLIQSAVLYSVMTLVSTYLVAFAYKNVKFVLKHKVAQKREDAVSKEVTRKLSEADNRKMSRKEKDERILWKKNEVADYEATTFSIFYNNTLFLVLVIVASFFILKNFNPTVNYILSISASSGLIALLSTGSK